From the Aspergillus puulaauensis MK2 DNA, chromosome 1, nearly complete sequence genome, the window AGGACATTTGATACACACGTCCAAGTGTATGGGCGACAGTCGGCTATAAATAGACAATCGGCTGGAGAAGTGAATAGATTAATGGGCAATTCATCTTCTGCTTGATAGATATGTGTATacaatataaatatagatcgTCGTAAATTTAGTGCGGGGACGGTGTTCCCCGCAACAGCCCAACACCTCCGACACCCAttcccttttccttcccaCGCCGCTGCTGACTGCAAATGGAGGTATGTTTGAGTACAAACTTGCAAACCCCATCTAACATGCTCAGACACCACCCCAAGCCCGGGGTCCAGGTCGTTCAGGACCCCGCCGCCGCACCGGGTGCCTCACCTGTCGAGCCCGCAAAGTACGCTGCGACGAAGCGAAACCAGACTGCGCCAACTGCAGTCGTCTCCGGCTGCAATGTGTCTACAAAAATGTGATTATTCCAGGGATACCCCGTTCCCGGTCATCGCGCGCGCGATCAACCTCCAGTACTGCGCAGGAGCCCGAGGAAGCGTCGCCTGGTTCTGCTGTCACTATCAGCGACATCCGTGCTGTGGCCCGACCGAACGAGCAAGCACGCCATCAGCAAGTCGCAGCGCAACAGCACGCAGCTTTACTGCCTGCCAGTCCTGAGGGACCGCCTCCTTCGGATTTTCCTATCCCTTTCGACATGCTAGGGTTTATTGGGGAAATCACTTCGGATTTCCAGCAGAAGCATCTCGATCTCACGAACGGGGGGACCATCGCACCCTCTTCAACGGCTATAGCCGAAGTCGATGGCAGTTTGTTTCATGATGAGCGACAGATGACCTGGGGTCCTGGGGGAGTAGACGATGTTGGACTTGTACCAGAGCAGAACTCTCCTCGCAGGTCGAGCGCGGGGGAGGTTTGGGAAGAACAACTGCTTGAACATTTCCGGGAGAGTGAGGCGCCGCCTACGATCTTTGGATCGATCGACTTGGAATGGAAATATGTGAGGGATGCTATGATTTCTCAGTCTGGGGGCTGTCGTGCGCTtttactagctatatattgCTACTCGGACATCCATAAGGCGTGGGCTGAGGGAAGGCCATGGAAACTGGGCCCAACATATCATGGGCAGGCGAGTTCGGAGATTCAGACTTGTTTACTGGGGGAGGTGAGCGAATCGTCGCTCAAGAAAATGTATGAGAGTATTTTGCTGCTTATGTTGGCCGAGGTGCGACCCCCTTCACCATATATACGGGAAGCTACTAACAAGAACAGCTCATATCCCACGAGAACTGGCATCCGGCAACCCCGTTCCTCCACACCTCATACCTCATTCTCCAACGCTTTCATAACCGTACTCGATCCTGGACTGGTCTTGCCCACCTCATCTCCTCATGGGTCACCCTTCTCGACATCAAAGCCCTCGTGGCCGGCCGTGATGGGGATCCTCTCGCCGAGTTTGGAAACCTCACACATCCCGAGGCCAATGACATATCGAACTCTACCTTAGAAGATAACGATACCTCAAACGACCCTCTGTTCACATGTCCAACCTACCTAATAACCCACTCGATCACCTCCCCggccttcaccttcttcctcgccactCAGCAGCTCACTCGGCGCATCGTCATAATAGACCTACACCACCGCACGCGAGGCACCGTCTCCGACGAATTTGAAGTCCTCCAAATTGCACACACAGTCTCCGCAGACCTAGAGACCCTCTGGAACCGCCGCCCCAAAATCCTAGACCTCTACTCCTCAACACCCGCAGACGAAGAATCCCTCTATGACTCTCTCGCTCCGAATCTGGCGACGGCTATCGTTCGCACTTTCAGAACGTACGTTGCAAACTTTCTCGCCTTGTTTGTTTACCTCCACCGCGTTGCGTTTGCGATTTACCCACGTACCGATAGGGTCTATCGAGCTGTCGACCAGATTATCCATCttgcgaaggaggaaagTAGCCGTCCGAATCGTTGTTCTACAGCTATGGCTACGGCTAGCAACACCTCCGGGTCAGGATCCGTGCCAATGGGGTTTGTATGGCCGTTATTCATCGCGGCGCTAGAAGGCTCTATTGAGCAGCGGGAGTGGATCGTCGCTGAGATGCAGCGCATGGCGGCGCTAGGCCCGGGACTGGGACATCCGAATGCAGGGAAGGCGTTAGTACTGCTTGaggagatgacgaggcgACAGGATGCGTCGAGGACGTGGGCGGACTCGAGGTGTGTGCGGCGAGAGCTGTTTGCGGATTTCTTTGTAATGATATAactgtatatatacttcCTTCTATATTTACGACATGAGCTATGAGGTTTAGATGATTCATTCCATTCATTGAAGAGTGTTATGTACATATTCATTTTGTAGCCTTGGTATGCCTAAAACTGCTTGACAGTCCTTTGGAACCTCGGCGGCTTCCGCGTAAACTTCTCAGGCTCATCCCTCGCCCCAATCTTCCAATAATCATACTCCATCCACGCATTCTCGGGCATCTGCGCCTCCGTCGCCTCAAGGAACTCGCCCAGATCCGGGTTCAACGGAATGACCCCAGTCTCGATAACATACTGGTCCCAaagcttcagcagcttctccaaccGCTCGGGATACTTCTCTGCTAGGTCATTCACCTCCCCGGGATCTTCGACCAGGTTATACAGCTGCCACCGCTCCGGCCCCTTCGGCTTGGGTATATACACGATCTTCCAGTCTGCGAAGCGCAGGGCCGCCCGGCCGCATGTCTCCCAACCCTGGATAAAGTCCTTCTCGTGGATGCGCGGGCTGCTACCCCTCGCCCAGGCATGGAAGCTCTTCCCGCGCATCGGAACGACCTCGCGGCCCTGGTATTCAGGCGCGGGGTGTGAGATCCCAGCCATGGAGAGGATCGAGGGGGCCAGGTCCATGACTGTTGCGAATTGGTCGGTGATTGCGCCATTCCGCGCTGCGTCGGCTGTTTGGACGGAGGACGGGAAGCGTGCGAGAAATGGCACGCGCACGCCGCCTTCTGTCGTGTATGCCTTGTACAGGCGGGACGGTGCAGTCGCGGCCTGCGCCCAGCGCGGACCGTACCAGATGAAGGAGTCCCCGTTGCCTAGATTATCGTAGCTGTTGTCGTAGTATTTGAGGAGGTGAGGGAGAACCCCGGATTGGACGAGCGGGTAGGCTTCGTATGCGGCGCCCTCCGCGCCATTGTCGGACATGAAGCAGACGAAGGTGTTGTCGAGCTCGTCGATGGAGGCCAGGTAGTCGGTTATCTTGCCGACGTTGGCGTCGATGCATTCGACCATTCCTGCGAAGACTTCCATTGCGCGGCAGGagagtttcttttcttcagcCGTGAGGGTTTCCCAGGGCTtgccttcgccttcgtcgacgacgacTGGGTGTGGTTCTACGTCCTGGCGGATCATGCCGAGGGCTTTGAGGCGTTCGAGACGTTTCTGGCGCAGGGCGTCGGGGCCGTCGTCGTAGATACCGCGGTAGTGGTCGATGTATTCACGGGGTGCTTGCAGAGGCCAGTGTGGAGCTGTGAAGGGCAAGTATGCGAAGAAAGGcttatcctcatcctctttcttgttcttgtgcCAGTCGCTGAGATACTCGCGCAGTTTATCGCCGTAGCCGTCGGACGAGTACCACCCCTCGGGCAGCTTTTTAACGTACTTGTCGTCTTCCATGTGCAGCGCGATATAGCTCGCCTCGAGGAAGGTCGGGGTCTCGTCTGGCTCCTGGAGCTGTGGTTCGTAAGCGTAGTGGTTTGAGCATGCGGGCAGATGGGCGAGGGAGCGGTCGAATCCGCGCTTGAATGGGGAGCGCTCCGGCGTGAGTCCTAGATGCCATTTCCCAGACATGAGGGTGTGGTAGCCAGCGTCGCGCAGAATCTCGGGGAGGGCAACGACCCGCTCGTTGAGATAGCCCTCGTACCCAGGCATGCCGCGCTGAGGAGCAGTGTCTGTACTGGAGCCTTTGGGGCCGTTCTGACCAGAGATGTTGGTCCATTCGATCAGGTTTCCGAGCCCGGCGATGTGGTGGTCGGTGCCTGTCATGATCATGGCGCGGGTGGGTCTGTCATTGTTACTTGATATCCGACAGGATGGAGTATATGCGGGGAGCATACgaacaagcagcagcagcatggaAGTCCGTGAACCGCACGCCCTGCTGGGCTATTTTGTCAATGTTGGGCGTGCGAATCTCGCTGCCGAAGCAGCCAATGTCGGAGAAGCCCAAATcatcggcgacgacgacgagaaagTTGGGACGTTTACCCATATTTGCGATGTCGCGGGgtgcggagctggaggtgggcGCTCTCCATAATGAAGCAGAAACACAGCTGTATATAGCTGGATGGAATCGTCTATCGGCTGTCGGCAGAGCTGCGACAAGCTTTATGAGGGTCCTCGACCCTCCCCCTCATCGATCACTTGTGGAGGAAACTGTCACAGATGGTGCCATCTGACGCAATGTCGGCTGTCGGCTGCATTACTGTTTTGATTACAGTaaagagcaaaaagaaagaaaaggataAACAAGAAATAAAAAGAGAACCATGACAACGACCGGATTCGAACCGATGATCTTTCGAACTGCGGCCTAAACACAGCGCCTTAACCACTCGGCCACGTTGCCTTCGAATATCGTAATTTTTAGTTTTCTGCCTATATTAGTCAGCACGTTCCTTGGGGCAACTCCACTGTTCCTGGCACGTGGCATCCTATACAACAACATTGTCTCAAATaacatcatctccatccaatAACCCTTTCCAAACCTCACAGATGGATGAGCATGCCTTCATACGCGCAGATTCCCCAGGACCTCCATGATCCTGACCTCGCGCCTTCCGACAACAACCCACCCCCTCATGACTCCTCTCTCCGCATCTACTGGCTCGCAGCTGTCGTCTGCTGCGGCGGGCTTCTCTTTGGCTATGACTCCGGCGTCATTGGTTGTACTTTCAATACCTAAACACCCAATCTAAGCTAATAGTTCCGATCCAGGAGGCGTTCTCACATTCGACTCCTTCCTCCGCGACTTCCAATACTCCGCACGCGATCAAACTCAAGtcagcgccatcgccgtcggcatcCAGCAAGCCGGCGCCCTAGCAGGATGCCTGCTCATCTGGCCGCTCACAAaccgccacggccgccgGCGCGCAATGATGCTTTGCTCCGCCGTCTTCTGCATCGGCGTCCTGTTCGAAATCATCAACTCCCACTCCCTACTCGTCTTCTATATCGGGCGTATCATCTGCGGACTCGGGGTTGGGGGCTCCGCTACAGTTAGCCCTATATACCTCGCTGAAATGAGTCC encodes:
- a CDS encoding arylsulfatase (COG:P;~EggNog:ENOG410PFR8;~InterPro:IPR017850,IPR000917,IPR024607;~PFAM:PF00884;~go_function: GO:0003824 - catalytic activity [Evidence IEA];~go_function: GO:0008484 - sulfuric ester hydrolase activity [Evidence IEA]) gives rise to the protein MGKRPNFLVVVADDLGFSDIGCFGSEIRTPNIDKIAQQGVRFTDFHAAAACSPTRAMIMTGTDHHIAGLGNLIEWTNISGQNGPKGSSTDTAPQRGMPGYEGYLNERVVALPEILRDAGYHTLMSGKWHLGLTPERSPFKRGFDRSLAHLPACSNHYAYEPQLQEPDETPTFLEASYIALHMEDDKYVKKLPEGWYSSDGYGDKLREYLSDWHKNKKEDEDKPFFAYLPFTAPHWPLQAPREYIDHYRGIYDDGPDALRQKRLERLKALGMIRQDVEPHPVVVDEGEGKPWETLTAEEKKLSCRAMEVFAGMVECIDANVGKITDYLASIDELDNTFVCFMSDNGAEGAAYEAYPLVQSGVLPHLLKYYDNSYDNLGNGDSFIWYGPRWAQAATAPSRLYKAYTTEGGVRVPFLARFPSSVQTADAARNGAITDQFATVMDLAPSILSMAGISHPAPEYQGREVVPMRGKSFHAWARGSSPRIHEKDFIQGWETCGRAALRFADWKIVYIPKPKGPERWQLYNLVEDPGEVNDLAEKYPERLEKLLKLWDQYVIETGVIPLNPDLGEFLEATEAQMPENAWMEYDYWKIGARDEPEKFTRKPPRFQRTVKQF
- a CDS encoding uncharacterized protein (COG:S;~EggNog:ENOG410PHDB;~InterPro:IPR021858;~PFAM:PF11951;~TransMembrane:1 (o368-387i)), with product MLGFIGEITSDFQQKHLDLTNGGTIAPSSTAIAEVDGSLFHDERQMTWGPGGVDDVGLVPEQNSPRRSSAGEVWEEQLLEHFRESEAPPTIFGSIDLEWKYVRDAMISQSGGCRALLLAIYCYSDIHKAWAEGRPWKLGPTYHGQASSEIQTCLLGEVSESSLKKMYESILLLMLAELISHENWHPATPFLHTSYLILQRFHNRTRSWTGLAHLISSWVTLLDIKALVAGRDGDPLAEFGNLTHPEANDISNSTLEDNDTSNDPLFTCPTYLITHSITSPAFTFFLATQQLTRRIVIIDLHHRTRGTVSDEFEVLQIAHTVSADLETLWNRRPKILDLYSSTPADEESLYDSLAPNLATAIVRTFRTYVANFLALFVYLHRVAFAIYPRTDRVYRAVDQIIHLAKEESSRPNRCSTAMATASNTSGSGSVPMGFVWPLFIAALEGSIEQREWIVAEMQRMAALGPGLGHPNAGKALVLLEEMTRRQDASRTWADSRCVRRELFADFFVMI